One part of the Nitrospira defluvii genome encodes these proteins:
- a CDS encoding NAD-dependent epimerase/dehydratase family protein — translation MYWKNKRVLITGGAGQIGSHLVARLAAEGAQVTVADNLWRGKKSNLLAEDGVPVIDLEHRFLELDLADYRNCERATEGQDVVYHLADVVAGINYVFGNQFSLFNANLIIDSNMLRAAIANHASSYVYVGTACSYPAERQSKLNPPPFKEDDVYPASPESSYGWSKLMGEMGCDLARKEKLLDIGILRFHNVYGPHCEMSPEKSQVIPSLIRKAIRYPDEEFVVWGSGKQRRAFVFVSDIVDALVSVATKGMNRGVIQIGPDYSTSIKEIAERVCAISGKQIDIRFDTSKPEGDVDRAADWTRARTLLDWSPKTSIQEGLEQTYAWCERQILQGVGRG, via the coding sequence ATGTATTGGAAAAACAAACGCGTACTTATCACCGGAGGGGCTGGACAAATCGGGTCTCATCTCGTGGCCCGTCTTGCTGCCGAGGGCGCCCAGGTGACGGTCGCGGACAATCTCTGGCGGGGCAAGAAATCGAACCTGCTCGCCGAGGACGGTGTGCCGGTGATTGATCTGGAGCACCGGTTTCTTGAACTGGATCTTGCGGATTATCGGAACTGCGAACGAGCGACGGAAGGGCAGGATGTGGTCTATCACCTGGCCGATGTGGTCGCCGGCATCAACTATGTGTTCGGCAACCAATTTTCGTTGTTTAACGCCAATCTGATCATTGACTCCAATATGTTACGGGCGGCCATTGCGAATCATGCCTCGTCCTACGTGTATGTCGGGACTGCCTGCAGTTATCCCGCTGAACGTCAGAGCAAATTGAATCCGCCGCCCTTCAAAGAAGACGATGTCTATCCCGCCTCACCGGAATCCTCCTATGGGTGGAGCAAACTGATGGGTGAAATGGGCTGCGATTTGGCCAGAAAGGAGAAGTTGCTCGACATCGGTATTCTCCGTTTCCACAACGTATATGGCCCGCACTGCGAGATGTCGCCTGAAAAGTCGCAGGTCATTCCTTCTCTCATTCGCAAAGCCATTCGATATCCGGATGAAGAATTCGTGGTGTGGGGTTCGGGAAAACAGCGTCGGGCATTCGTCTTCGTGAGCGATATTGTGGATGCGCTGGTGTCCGTTGCCACAAAGGGCATGAATCGAGGCGTCATCCAAATCGGACCCGATTACAGCACGTCCATCAAGGAAATTGCGGAGCGGGTCTGTGCGATTTCCGGTAAGCAGATCGATATTCGGTTCGACACAAGCAAGCCGGAAGGCGATGTCGATCGGGCGGCAGATTGGACGAGGGCGCGCACCCTCCTTGATTGGTCGCCCAAGACGAGTATTCAAGAGGGACTTGAGCAGACCTACGCGTGGTGTGAGCGACAGATCCTACAAGGCGTGGGACGAGGATAG
- the gmd gene encoding GDP-mannose 4,6-dehydratase, with amino-acid sequence MKKALITGISGQDGSYLAELLLSKGYEVHGIIRRSSSFNTARIDAIYQDPHVAEPRLRLVYGDLNDASSLNKILRTIQPDEIYNLGAQSHVRVSFDVPEYTAEVTALGTVRLLEAIRESGIHPKFYQASSSEMFGMVQEIPQRESTPFYPRSPYGAAKVYAHWITVNYREAYNLFACSGILFNHESPRRGETFVTRKITRAAARIKLGVQHELFLGNLDAKRDWGFAGDYVTAMWMMLQAEQPDDYVIATGETHTVREFLEQTFSYLDLDWKRYVKIDPRYYRPTEVDLLIGDASKAKRVLGWEPKVSFGELIRMMVEADLHVERAILNGTRGAR; translated from the coding sequence GTGAAAAAGGCATTGATTACCGGCATCAGCGGACAGGATGGATCGTATCTCGCAGAGCTGTTGTTGTCGAAGGGATATGAAGTGCATGGCATCATCCGGCGCTCCAGTTCCTTCAATACCGCCCGGATCGACGCGATCTATCAGGATCCGCACGTCGCTGAACCGAGGTTACGTCTGGTCTACGGAGATCTGAACGATGCGAGTTCACTGAATAAAATTCTACGCACGATTCAACCGGATGAGATTTACAACTTGGGTGCGCAGAGCCATGTGCGCGTGAGCTTCGATGTCCCCGAATATACCGCGGAGGTCACAGCATTGGGGACGGTTCGCCTATTGGAAGCGATTCGTGAATCAGGCATTCACCCGAAGTTTTATCAGGCCTCGTCGAGTGAAATGTTCGGCATGGTGCAGGAAATTCCCCAACGGGAGAGCACACCCTTTTATCCACGTAGTCCGTATGGGGCAGCCAAGGTCTATGCCCATTGGATTACAGTCAACTATCGCGAGGCCTACAATCTTTTTGCCTGTAGCGGCATTTTGTTTAATCATGAGTCGCCTCGACGGGGAGAGACTTTTGTCACCCGGAAAATCACTCGCGCTGCCGCTCGTATCAAATTGGGCGTTCAGCACGAGTTATTCCTTGGAAATCTCGATGCCAAGCGGGACTGGGGATTCGCCGGCGATTACGTCACGGCGATGTGGATGATGCTGCAAGCCGAGCAACCGGACGACTACGTGATTGCCACGGGTGAAACGCATACGGTACGCGAATTTCTGGAGCAGACCTTCAGTTATCTCGATTTAGACTGGAAGCGGTATGTGAAAATCGATCCACGCTACTATCGACCCACCGAAGTGGACCTGCTGATCGGGGATGCGTCGAAGGCCAAGCGGGTGTTGGGCTGGGAACCCAAAGTGTCTTTCGGTGAATTGATCAGAATGATGGTCGAGGCCGATCTTCACGTCGAGCGGGCAATTCTCAATGGTACGAGGGGAGCCCGATAA